The Haliotis asinina isolate JCU_RB_2024 chromosome 2, JCU_Hal_asi_v2, whole genome shotgun sequence genomic interval AGAGAATTATAGAAGTTTTAATGATGTGTATTAACAGAGAAGATGTCAGAGGTTTCACTGGTGTGCTTTAACAGAGATGTTAAAGGTTTCACTGATGTGCTTTAACAGAGAAGATGTTTGAGGTTTCACTGGTGTGCTCTAACAGAGAAGATGTTTCACTGATGTGTTTTAACAAAGATGTTAGAGGTTTCACTGATGTGCTTTAACAGAGAAGATGCTAAAGATTTTACTGATAAGCTTTAACAGAGAAGATGTTTGAGGTTTCACTGGTGTGCTCTAACAGAGAAGATGTTTCACTGATGTGCTTTAACAGAAGATGTTAGAGGTTTCACTGGTGTGCTGTAACAGAAGATGTTAGAGGTTTTACAGaaatgcatttatcaaaatGTTAGAGGTTTCACTTACATGTCTTATCAGAGAAGATGTTATGGGGTTTCACTGATGTGCACTAACAGACATGTTAAAGGTTTCGCTGACATGCATTGATTGAGAAGATGTTAGAGGTTTCCTTCCGTCTAAGTAAACTCCacaactgagtctaacaaagcctAGCAGGATGTCGCGTGAGGTAACCATTGAGATTGAACAATCAGAcccagcttaccaaatcgcccGGAAAGGTTTGTACtcaaacgattccgaatgctatttttcaTATGATTGCTACCGGGCATCACACATGGAGCATGCCACAATACTGttaacagtgagtaaacagttgctgaaaatagcgtttctgtcaatattcaaggatgtcagcttgcgtaAATATCAgccaatggtaaccatgtcatcaaaaaGCCCTAAGCATATATATTGCAGGCCAAATACCTGTGTTTCATGAggattttcatttattgaaggatcagtgtcagtgactggcGAATTTTCAAAGTCCTGCAACCCTAAACtctagccgttgtctgattggttaaatctgttcggCCTTCTCGCGTGTGATTGGATGGTCAAAGTTCgcacaaaggttacctgatgcaacctcCTACTAGGCTTTGTtcgactcagtagtggagtgtaacaaaaggtactaagtttacttagactgaggttTCATTGAACAAGACTAACAGAGAAGGTGTTAGAGATTTCACTGATGTGCATTAACAATTGTTAGACCACTAGTTGACAACAAGCATAACATCACTTACTGCACCATACAATCTCATACAatctaaaaacaacaaacaagatatCTTACAGCAATCACAAATGCTTTCTAGACCAGTATAACCTTAAATAAAAACATtctgtaacaatatttattCCTGTGGGCACAAAAACCACAGAATCAGTAAACACTGCACAACAACCAGGTCAACAACATATCCTTCCTACtcacccatcctcgatatctccagggtatacgttccgataagtctccactataccctggacgcatctacggctctgcccgataaatttattacctccctttttttgctccgccttctcacagtagccaatcagctaggccaatcagttataaccgagcttgccagtgtcaacaaaggtagcggtcgcaactgcgaaggtttgctcgcagtgcgtcccagattttagggaagtcatacaaacaaaatgacaggtccgaaactttaaaacaacatgtgCAAGAaagccttctacctcttccagagaacctctccatggtttctgttgccaagtataatcggttagataattcaaaaaacgaaagtgagttgtgattggttcgctcaacttcctagcgtagacacctgattggatcaaaagacagtcaagggaggtaataaatttatcgggcagagctgtagatgcgtccagggtttagtggagacttatcggaatgtataccctggagatatcgaggatgtactCACCATGCTCACAGGCAGATTtcaagaatttatggatgtcaacttcattTTGAGGGACACAAAGTTtcagatgaagaagtaagaatatactcccAAATATCATGTCCATCAAAATAAAGAATTTGATATCCataaattcttgcctttatgtgtatcacttccaAATACGCACATATTTACAAGTGACGTGTTGTATCACATAATTGTACCTGGGCCAATAGCCTACCTACAGAAATAAACTGTATATATGCTTCTAAATGCCATCTgagaacaaaatatatataacacaaaTCAGTTAAGTCAAGTTTCATTGTTGAACTTTCAGTTCTGTAATAGGGTTTTAGTTCTATATTTTGCACTTTTCTTAACAAGAAGAAAATCTTACTCATAAAAGATTTCCTAATCACGACTACCATGTGTTACCATGAAATCACAGACAGGTGACATCAATTATCTCTGTCACTGATGTCAGTTAGCTGCACATAATTACTGTCTAGAAACAAAGACAACGCAGACAGACTGCGACAATCCATAAAGGACCCATCTTAtgtcttttgatatcaagtaTATCAACAATAATAAAAGACTGCATCTTGACTTTGCTCATATATTTGATATGTCATTTGAGTGAGATTCTTTATGAATATTATGGATACATATTTCAGAGATGAGTAATGAGAAGCACGTTTCCTAACTTCAAGTCATTTCTATTCTAAGGTGAACTGGATCTTCACTGTTTTCAAATACGAGACATTTCCTCGGTGGTACACAATTTTCATACTGAGACACCAAATCACTGTATGCAATATTTCCATGAATTccaagtttgtttttatttagaaTCTTTGGTATGGAATATAAAGGAAAAATTAAATCTGACCAGATCTCACAACAACAATTGTTCTGATAATCAGCATGATTAACGCAACAGTCAAAGAAAGGTGAATCAGTCTGAAACCCTGTGTATTACACAACCATAGTAATGCTAATGGTATATTTCCTTCCCACAATCTCAAAAAGGTCTACAAGATGCATAAAAAATGAGCTATAGCCTTGCTTTATGGACCTACACAACAATGACATGAAAGTCCTTAAAACTGTGTTCTCAAAtaaagcagtattccagccatatgaagACAGTTGGTAAACGTTCACGTTCTGGACAAATAGCTGACATCAAGAGTACTGGCCTGTGCAAAAGGAACACAATGACTTGCACCATACTGGTTAGCAAGcttgaccatccaatcctgttacTTTACTGATATGATAAGCACAGGCTGATGATGGCAACtccaacccagatcttcatatGCTTTTTGTCTTTTATTTGGGATATGTGGAAACACCTTCAATGTTCCACTTGTTGAGTACATGTGACTCACTGGGTGATACTTcattaaacatgtgacactaGTGACAGCCAAAACAATCATCATAGAGGTCACCTCACTTCTCACTGTCATGAAGTATAAAAACATCCATTTCTGAGCAATATGAGTTCATTGTTTCTAAAGGCAGGTGCATATCTTTCTTAGTAAATAACTTTACCATTTTGATATCAAACTCTAGCCTTGACCAAGTCATGTCAAGTGAACATCTTGCTAAGTCCTGAAGCCATCTTGCTGTCCATCTGTCTCTGCTTGGCCTGCAGCTGACCTAACAGGTGTAGCACAGCTTTGTTCTGTGgctcaagggaggcaactttcTCCAGGTCAGATCTGGCTGAATCTGTGTCATCAAAGAAAAGATAAGCTTGTCCTCGGCGATATAATGCCTTAACATTCTTTGGATCAATTTCTATGGCCTTGGAACAATTCTGTAGAACCTCACTGAACATATTCATCTTCATCTGACATGCTGCAAGATTGGAGTAACACTGACACTTCAACTTGCAATATGTGTCCAGCAGGTGTTCTGGAATACTATCTTGGGGGTGGCAACACACAAGATATTTCAAGGCTTTGCTAAATCTCCTAAAAGCCAGCTCTGTGTTCCCGAGCTGAAATAAGGCAGTTCCCTTCTCCTTGTGATGAGCTGCACGGCTGATTTTTTCTTCTGGAAGCAGTTGCCATGACAAAACAGATTCTTGAAATGACATCAAATGAATTCTGAAAGAACATGTATCACAGATACCAGTTTGATCATTGAGAGAGTTTATTTGTATTTGAATATCGCACACCTCCCCTTCTTTCATCGTCTGTAGACAGAGGTCGAGTTGCCGAGCAACATATGTATCCCCTTCACCCACCATTATCACAATGTTATTCCCTAGCTCATACCCAATTTGTTCTGCTCTTAATAAACATGAATTCAAAACTGCAATGTTAACATTGCAAAGAGTTCCATCTTTTGGCACCTGGAAGCCAGTTCCAGGAGACAGGATTAATTTGGAGAATGTTTGGTAGTTCCTAAATGTTCCCGGCAAGGACACAGTAGGTGAGACGACAATGGCTCCATTAACATCATTGTGTGTGGTGCCATTACCATGACCACATTCACCATCACTGGCTACCAAAATGTCTCTGTTTTcggttgccatggcaacacagATGTTATCTTTTGGTAAGAAGCTTGTTTGAGGAGTTGCTATGTCACAGTCTTGGTAGATGGGACCATCTGTTGCCATGGACTCCTCAGCCATTTCACCATCCATGAACTGACATGGATCTTCATCTTCAGCATCTATATCCATTGTGTTGAGTCACGGCCCAACCTGCTACACAGAAATGGAATCTATTATATACAACTTGATGCAATGTTTCTTATCTTACAGATTTAATGTTGCACACATTCCTGTAGGTTTGATTGGAAATCAACAACCAGTGTTACAATTCCATTAATAATGTTTTAAACATACTGACTAGCTGCACTGCTGAATAGCAATCAGAGTGTTTGAATGAGATTTAATGTTGCACACATTCCTGTAGGTTTGATTGGAAATCAACAACCAGTGTTACAATTCCATTAATAATGTTTTAAACATACTGACTAGCTGCACTGCTGAATAGCAATCAGAGTgtttgaatgagtttggttttatgctgcttttagcaatattccagcaatatcgcaggGTACAGATATGGACTTTACACatggtatccatgtgggaatagCAATCAGAAGTGCACTGGGTATACTCAGGTATTCTGAGGTATATCTCAATAGGTGAAGCATATGTACTGGGTGTCATAGCACAAAATACTTGTCAAAGGAAAGGATCAGCATGTAATATCAATTTTCTATCATCATCTTCAGGCTCTCTTTCAGAAACATCTCCTTTGACTGAGACTTAGGTGAATTTCACATGAGAAGAAATATCATCTGTTACTTATCTTTCTGCTGAAACATAATTATTAACCAGCAAATAGATACATTGTCAGTTTGTGATCTTGGTAACCCTTAACACTACTTAGTTGATAAACATTACAGCGTTGTTTCCAGCAGTTGTTGATAATGTGGGTAACTTATTTATCCATAAACTGTCAAATAAAAACACCCATTTGACAGTAATGGCAAAACTGAAGGAATAGGACAAATATAGATTTTGTCAGTGGTGGTTAATTGCCGCATAGGTTGAAAAAAGTGCATTTGTAACCTAGCAATTTCACCAAAGCAAAGCACTCACTGCAAAGTTTCAAATATAGAGTCTGATGCTATTTCGCACATTAAACTCCCAAGGTTTCTTTTCTTAAAGGTtaactactgcttgacaagaaTTAGAAGAgccacaacctgacaaatgaccccagtttgcatatatgggaacatcctccattccatttgaaacaaaagggaaacaggttgtcagCTAAATACTGAAACGTTCAATTTCCTCATGTGAATTgtgttttgattgttacatCATACTACTGGAGATGTGTTAAACAGAAGCGGCATTGAGTTCACGCCACTGTCAGCGTGTATTGCACATGGTTAATCCCTGTCCCTGTtatgtacctgtagcaaccaagtgtattcgtctacATTCCCTGCCCTGTCTACTTGTCACAAACGTCGAAAACCCTTACACCAGGATACATGGGTTAAAACACACTGTTACTTGTGTACATCTACAACCTGTAAATGAGAACGTCGCGGCAATGAAAGAAGAAACTTTGTATGACGACAGGTAGACAGGCGCTCGACTGTCGGGTGTTGCGTTACTGGCTCTGAGGCTGAGGTCATGAATTCATATCTGAAGCAGCTGATATTCCTAGTGGACTATGGCCAATGCACGTGAAGACAAAAGGCTATAGTTACGTGCTGGAGAAAACAGCATAGAGGAATCATACAGCATGAATCCTAACAAAATCTTACGTAGAGAATCCTATCAGTATTTATCACTGAGTGGCAACAACTTGTTTGGAATCTTCTCTAACACCGATGATCtcccttgacaatttgaaaGGTGAAACGAATTTGAAACGAAACATgaatgatatatttttaaattacTTTCTAGAGTGTTTTACAAGTAAGACAAAGCAGTTTCCATTACGAATAAGACATAGACTCGTGAAAACCCATAATACCGGTTTCGTTTACAAATGTCACCCCAGCATTTTATTACCATTTTTACCCTATTTCGGAAATGTTTCACAGTTCAGCAACGATGAAATCATTTCCGGTTATCTGTCATGGCCGACCTGTTGAAGTTCCTGCCAGGCTGGCCAGATTTTTGAgaaaattttcatatttattgttGATTCTTTGATTTCTGTTTCATAATTAGGTGCCAAATTATTTTTGGAGTGTGTATCTTAATGACTTGATACAACGCAAAATCGGTGATCAACAGGCGTCCTGCAAACAAGACATAACGGGATTTTCTTCAGCAGTGTTCAGTGGAACTGGCAACGCTGCCGGAATTTGATGTAGATGTCCCTCTCACCACTCTGAAAAACAGGTACTCTTTTATGTTCACCACGTCGGTGTAAGTGTTTGGGGTTGAGAGTTCCTCCCGCTCCCCCATCCTTCCACAACATTTATCCCGGTGTTAGGCAAAAACATTTTtagttttaatatcatttttagTGTTTATActattttttatttaatttataGTCTACTAACCTTATATGATAAAGCAtatattaacatgattaatCTATTTCGCACAAAAATATGAAgtgtttcctacaaaaatagTGTTGACGACATCAGATTGGCAAAACTGTAGCCGCTTGCCACAtctgtattttttatttgtttttgaaaatgaaccATACTTTTCCCTCCGCATTGTGAGAGAGTATTATTACAATTATTGATTGCTTACTTCATGTGTAATACATAAATGATGCCATTAACTCACATGTGAGCAAGGGTAAACATTATGGGTGGTATGCACTTCTTTTCTTGTAGCAAGTCTCTCAGATACAGATTTACTGTAGGATCAAAATGTCCTTACAGCTGTGCCAAGTAATCTGCAGTCATTTTGAGAACTTTTTCTTGACGAGGGAAAAAAGTGATGTAATTGTTCTGTTATACTGGCgactcctattctcgcggtacctacgaatatcagctgaaaaaagAATATAAACTGTTCTTgttgtatgtatgcttgttgtttttaaatgaagagatcccCACTCTAGCAtgtgcatctatcaactgcttgatccatcaggtgtattatcCCACTTGAGCTCAATGGAAAACATGGTTGTCCACCGCCAAGTTTTTGAGGGGTCTCCTATTCTCGTGGCATAACAGgaaagtaacgttattaggtgtaaggaaggggaatcttatcggGAAGGGCGGGGGAAATTTAagatttttccaagttggttaaaactcacgaatattcgttagactgcaaaattttgataattcacagacttgggccacttcctagttactggTCAATGGTGTAAACAAGCGCTAAGTTCACACATCAGcgatctcggcagaaaatgtgtttaccgcaAGAATAGGAGACGGCCTTATATCTATTGTAGTCACTTTAACATGTTTCAGTCTGCAGGAGCACAAGGATCTGACTACTAGCCCAGTATTTGGAGGGTCTCCTCATTATGCAACCACCCATTTTCTAGAATACCATAATGTTTTCTAATTTGCTAGATCAGGCAATTGAATCTGATGAGAGAGTGGGCTGCCATCTTGGAAAAACATATAATCAGACATAGAGATAAATGCCACTGAAGATATTTCTGATCACTTCTGTACTAATCTCTCTTCAGTA includes:
- the LOC137272188 gene encoding FK506-binding protein-like codes for the protein MDIDAEDEDPCQFMDGEMAEESMATDGPIYQDCDIATPQTSFLPKDNICVAMATENRDILVASDGECGHGNGTTHNDVNGAIVVSPTVSLPGTFRNYQTFSKLILSPGTGFQVPKDGTLCNVNIAVLNSCLLRAEQIGYELGNNIVIMVGEGDTYVARQLDLCLQTMKEGEVCDIQIQINSLNDQTGICDTCSFRIHLMSFQESVLSWQLLPEEKISRAAHHKEKGTALFQLGNTELAFRRFSKALKYLVCCHPQDSIPEHLLDTYCKLKCQCYSNLAACQMKMNMFSEVLQNCSKAIEIDPKNVKALYRRGQAYLFFDDTDSARSDLEKVASLEPQNKAVLHLLGQLQAKQRQMDSKMASGLSKMFT